From the Trifolium pratense cultivar HEN17-A07 linkage group LG4, ARS_RC_1.1, whole genome shotgun sequence genome, the window AAATTAGATAAAAGCAAAAATAGTCAAACTAGCACCACTTGCAAACCAGAGTCCACGCTGGAGTTTTAACTTTCAATTTGTTCCACTTGCTTACGTTTAATGCTTTGCTCTACTCCCCCCAACGGTTCACAACACGCACTATTTAATACACACACTCATATTGGAGGAAGCCTATAAAATCATAGTGATCAATCTACGAGAACAGCAAAGTACAATAGCAAACGTTTCAAAcagtttttaatttctattggGCATTTATGGGTTTCCAAGGGAAATGGCTTTGTGTGAGTGTTCTTGTTCTTTGCATTGTTCTTGATCTTAGTATGATCACTCTTGGTGATAACAAGCTTCACCAAGAAAGATTTGGTGATGATGATTGTCGATTTGGGCGTGGACCTCGTTGTAGGGGTTGGGGTGGTCGTCGAGGTCATGGTGGTTTCGGAGGTGGAGGTGGAAGAGGttttggtggtggtggaggacttggaggaggtggtggtgcTGGAGGAGGtcttggtggtggtggtggcttAGGAGGTGGTGGAGGTTtaggtggtggaggaggaggaggtagTGGTGGCGGAGGCGGATTAGGTGGTGGCTCGGGACAAGGTGGAGGATTTGGTGCCGGTGGAGGTGTTGGTGGAGCAGGAGGAGGAGGCCTTGGCGGTGGCGGTGGAGGAGGAAGTGGTGGTGGGGGTGGATTGGGCGGTGGCTCTGGTCAAGGAGGAGGTTTTGGTGCTGGTGGAGGTGTAGGAGGTGGGGCTGGAGGAGGCATTGGCGGTGGTGGCGGAGGAGGTAGTGGTGGTGGAGGTGGAGTCGGTGGCGGCTCAGGACATGGAGGAGGATTTGGCGC encodes:
- the LOC123922143 gene encoding glycine-rich cell wall structural protein 1-like is translated as MGFQGKWLCVSVLVLCIVLDLSMITLGDNKLHQERFGDDDCRFGRGPRCRGWGGRRGHGGFGGGGGRGFGGGGGLGGGGGAGGGLGGGGGLGGGGGLGGGGGGGSGGGGGLGGGSGQGGGFGAGGGVGGAGGGGLGGGGGGGSGGGGGLGGGSGQGGGFGAGGGVGGGAGGGIGGGGGGGSGGGGGVGGGSGHGGGFGAGVGGGGIGGGGGGGGGGGGGGGSNGGSGHGGGFGAGGGVGGGAGGVGGGGGGGGGGGGGAGGGSGHGGAFGAGGGVGSGNGAGIGAGGGHGGGGGIGIGVGIGIGVGVGAGAGQGTGTGTGIGGGGGGKH